CGCCATGCACCGCCTTCCAGGCGCGGAAGGCCTCGACGAAGGTCATCAGCTGGCCCTTGTCGTCGGCGGCGCCGCGGGCGCGGATGACGCGGCCCTCGGGCGTGTCCTGGACCTCGGGCTCGAAGGGCGGGCGGTCCCACAGCGCCAAAGGATCGACCGGCTGCACGTCGTAATGGCCATAAAACAGCAGCGGCCGGCGCGTGCCCTTCGGCGAATGCGCCACCACCATCGGATGGCCCGGCGTGTCGCGGACCGAGGCCTCGAAGCCCAGCCCGGCCAGTTCGGCACAAAGCCATTCGGCGGCGCGGCGCACGTCGCCGCGATGCGCCGGATCGGTCGAGATCGAGGGGATGCGCAGAAAATCCTTCAGCCGCTCCAGCGCCTGCGGCAATTCCGCGTCCAGCGTTGAAAGAACTTCGTCGATTCGGGTGCTGTCAGCCATCTTTTCCCTATTCCTGAATGATTTGCTCAGAGATTTCGGCTGGTTCGATGGTCGCAATGCGACAATTTTGCCCTATATTTTCTCTGAATTGACACGTATCAAGTCGTGACCCGCGGGATCGGACCATGATCCCCCAAGCGAGCAAGTTCAAGCAAGGCAAGGGACCGCAGATGGATTATTCAGCCGCCCTCGATCAAGCCATCGGGAAGCTGCACGAAGAGGGGCGCTATCGCACCTTCATCGACATCGAGCGGCGCAAGGGTGCCTATCCTCAGGCGATCTGGACCCGGCCCGACGGGTCGGAGACCGAGATCACCGTCTGGTGCGGCAACGACTACCTGGGCATGGGCCAGCATCCGGTGGTGCTTGCAGCCATGCACGAGGCGCTGGATTCGACCGGCGCCGGCTCGGGCGGGACGCGCAACATCTCGGGCACCACGGTCTATCACAAGAAGCTGGAAGCCGAGATCGCCGACCTGCATGGCAAAGAGGCGTCGCTGGTCTTTTCCAGCGCCTATATTGCCAATGACGCGACGCTTTCGACGCTGCGCAAGCTGTTTCCCGGCCTGATCATCTATTCCGATGCGCTGAACCACGCCTCGATGATCGAGGGGATCAAGCGTTTCGACGGCGCCAAGCGCATCTTCCGCCACAATGACGTCGCGCATCTGCGCGAGCTGCTGGAGGCCGACGATCCCGAGGCGCCGAAGCTGATCGCCTTCGAATCGATCTATTCGATGGACGGCGATTTCGGCCCCATCGCCGCGATCTGCGACCTGGCGCGCGAATTCAACGCCTTGACCTATCTCGACGAGGTGCACGCCGTCGGCATGTATGGGCCCCGCGGCGGCGGCGTGGCCGAACGCGACGGGCTGCTGGACCGTATCGACATCTTCAACGGCACCCTGGGCAAGGCCTTCGGCGTCTTCGGCGGCTATATCGCCGCCTCGGCCAAGATGGTGGACGCGATCCGCTCCTATGCGCCAGGCTTCATCTTCACCACCTCGCTGCCGCCGGCGGTGGCGGCGGGCGCGGCGGCCTCGATCGCCTTCCTGAAAACGGCCGAGGGCCAGGTGCTGCGCGACCAGCAGCAGCTGAACGCCCGCATCCTGAAGATGCGGCTGCGCGGCCTTGGCATGCCGATCATGGACCACGGCAGCCATATCGTGCCGGTGCATGTCGGCC
This portion of the Paracoccus sp. N5 genome encodes:
- the hemA gene encoding 5-aminolevulinate synthase is translated as MDYSAALDQAIGKLHEEGRYRTFIDIERRKGAYPQAIWTRPDGSETEITVWCGNDYLGMGQHPVVLAAMHEALDSTGAGSGGTRNISGTTVYHKKLEAEIADLHGKEASLVFSSAYIANDATLSTLRKLFPGLIIYSDALNHASMIEGIKRFDGAKRIFRHNDVAHLRELLEADDPEAPKLIAFESIYSMDGDFGPIAAICDLAREFNALTYLDEVHAVGMYGPRGGGVAERDGLLDRIDIFNGTLGKAFGVFGGYIAASAKMVDAIRSYAPGFIFTTSLPPAVAAGAAASIAFLKTAEGQVLRDQQQLNARILKMRLRGLGMPIMDHGSHIVPVHVGHPVHCKALSDMLLADFGIYVQPINFPTVPRGTERLRFTPSPVHDPRQIDQLVRAMDNLWSQCKLNRSTSAA